In one window of Brassica rapa cultivar Chiifu-401-42 chromosome A07, CAAS_Brap_v3.01, whole genome shotgun sequence DNA:
- the LOC117126543 gene encoding uncharacterized protein LOC117126543 — protein sequence MQHLPIHLPYEAELGGPVNYRWMYIFERNFKKVKAKAKNKRFVAGLIVESYINEEIAYFSEHYFADHIQTKSRFTRFDEGEVPVYCVSGVPDIFTHVGRPSGEMQEIWLSEKDYNCAHSYVLRNCDYFQPFERMFEDYLTAKYGDISEKELSTKRVDEYHIWMKDYVRYWSNTHELPVWVKNIANGPVNKAKTWPIYFTRGSLFHTQKHGEGRKTCNYGICVNGESYTNASDEADYYGILTDIIQIEYEGAVNLKITLFKCKWYDPMIGRGTRRSNGGIVDVLSSRKYYKYEPFILASQAHQICYIPYPYVKKPKQLWYNVLKVNPRGIISGE from the exons ATGCAACATCTCCCTATACACCTCCCCTATGAAGCTGAATTAGGAGGACCTGTCAATTATAGGTGGATGTATATCTTTGAAAGGAATTTCAAAAAAGTGAAAGCAAAAGCAAAGAACAAAAGATTTGTTGCTGGATTGATTGTTGAATCATATATCAATGAGGAGATTGCTTACTTTTCTGAGCACTACTTTGCTGATCATATACAAACAAAATCAAG GTTTACACGATTTGATGAAGGTGAAGTTCCTGTATATTGTGTCAGCGGAGTACCAGATATATTTACACATGTAGGTCGTCCGAGTGGAGAAATGCAAGAGATATGGCTTTCCGAGAAAGACTATAACTGCGCACATTCATATGTATTGCGAAATTGTGATTATTTTCAGCCATTTGAGAG GATGTTTGAAGATTATCTAACTGCAAAATACGGAGACATTTCCGAGAAAGAACTCTCCACAAAGAGAGTTGATGAATATCATATATGGATGAAAGATTAC gTTCGTTACTGGAGCAACACACACGAGCTTCCTGTGTGGGTCAAAAATATTGCGAATGGACCCGTGAATAAGGCCAAAACCTGGCCCATCTACTTCACCAGAGGTTCCTTATTTCATACGCAAAAGCATGGTGAGGGACGAAAGACTTGTAACTATGGCATATGTGTTAATGGAGAGAGTTACACAAATGCATCAGATGAAGCTGATTACTATGGGATCTTAACTGATATCATTCAAATTGAGTATGAGGGGGCAGTGAATTTGAAAATTACACTTTTTAAATGTAAGTGGTATGATCCTATGATTGGTAGAGGCACTCGGCGGAGCAATGGTGGCATCGTGGACGTTCTTTCATCTAGGAAATACTATAAATACGAACCATTTATTCTAG CATCTCAAGCACATCAAATTTGTTATATCCCGTATCCGTACGTAAAGAAACCAAAGCAGTTGTGGTACAATGTTTTAAAAGTGAATCCGAGGGGAATCATTTCAGGAGAATAA
- the LOC103849240 gene encoding uncharacterized protein LOC103849240 — protein MDLPELPPRMFTLGEEPDAIRSISYHSDDTKLFKALCDCLTADEYEDLKASKLGVFIKFKELDFGWTSRLVHFLLCFQLDIKKKFELWSLVVSQPVRFSLIEFEHLTGLNCDYIKDLENPRCEVTTEMAAFWEKMHVDIDTGPSIEQITEAFYNCDEWSRDDRMRLGYLAIYAGYIEGKKLSSTTSASLARLVMDLEKFENYPWGRVAFMVLMDSLKAKDLTQTGYTVDGFIQVLQVWAYYAMPELGANYRSPIPNRPSPLLLAYKGGKRQRKCFKAAINKQVLNFTPKTSQTTIVKNFVQKDFDEMFSKWDGDVDDPAADNIIKVMFNDPGWEWTMECWPVTGTRKVVKMEVSPVKNEVSLVKSESVVKEESSRPRKKARKGSSVSAETPVAGSEGMTHQQIEKSLKDISDAINLGFGTCLKELKLLADRMVAVEKKVGTTNRGGSSDDRQLTTTSNPPKPVDEPGSESENGAKAGQKEAKEPSLTTEPSSSSELSLVSPADDLPSDDPSLLILDKQVSTASDLLVEKARRQTKKETALVNLRKKSVRERKLAPTQQTPFKGNSTAKQIIPNKQVGGGYDPFAPYDKMKSKELTAWQMDAFINILRQRYQNHPEHFRSDRMCFLDHVFSRQWRASYTDFKSDAPDANGLGRRLPGGAWNYHAGVIPSFCQSKKVWGVDVDDIYAPVNFKNQHWIAIWISIPKRHIVVWDSIVSHISPEELDEVMEPFVTMVPYLLVECALSGEQKVQYTLEPYTYARQTVGVPQCRAGDCGPFTLKYIECHALGMEFPTAFDKKHGKTIREKMALDIFRELPMCHEWENQDNDENLATYD, from the exons ATGGATTTACCAGAACTCCCGCCGAGGATGTTTACATTAGGAGAAGAGCCCGATGCAATCAGGAGCATTTCGTATCATTCTGATGACACGAAGTTGTTTAAAGCTCTATGTGATTGTCTCACAGCTGACGAATATGAGGATCTGAAGGCATCGAAGTTAGGAGTGTTCATCAAATTCAAGGAGCTTGACTTTGGTTGGACTTCAAGGCTGGTACATTTTTTGCTCTGTTTTCAGCTAGACATCAAGAAGAAGTTTGAGCTCTGGAGTCTTGTCGTTTCACAACCTGTGAGGTTTTCACTGATAGAGTTTGAACACCTCACTGGGCTGAACTGCGATTACATCAAGGACCTGGAAAATCCAAGGTGTGAGGTTACGACGGAGATGGCTGCTTTCTGGGAGAAGATGCATGTTGATATCGATACTGGGCCAAGTATTGAACAGATAACAGAAGCATTTTACAACTGCGACGAGTGGTCTCGGGATGATCGCATGCGGCTGGGATACCTTGCCATCTACGCAGGATACATCGAAGGGAAAAAGCTCTCATCCACTACATCAGCTAGTCTTGCAAGGCTAGTGATGGATTTAGAAAAATTTGAGAATTATCCATGGGGGAGAGTGGCGTTTATGGTGCTGATGGATTCTCTGAAGGCAAAAGACTTGACGCAAACTGGTTACACTGTTGATGGGTTCATACAAGTGCTCCAAGTGTGGGCGTACTATGCTATGCCAGAATTGGGTGCTAATTATAGGTCTCCCATACCAAACAGACCGTCTCCACTGTTGCTGGCTTACAAGGGTGGCAAAAGACAACGCAAATGTTTTAAGGCTGCTATCAATAAACAGGTACTTAACTTCACTCCTAAGacttctcagacg ACTATCGTGAAGAACTTCGTTCAGAAGGATTTTGATGAAATGTTTTCAAAATGGGACGGAGACGTAGATGACCCTGCCGCGGATAACATAATTAAAGTCATGTTTAATGATCCTGGATGGGAGTGGACCATGGAATGCTGGCCAGTCACCGGTACTCGCAAGGTTGTGAAGATGGAAGTGAGTCCAGTGAAGAATGAAGTGAGTCTTGTGAAGTCAGAGAGTGTTGTGAAGGAAGAAAGTAgcagacctcggaagaaagctcGTAAAGGTTCTTCTGTTTCTGCTGAGACACCTGTGGCGGGTAGTGAAGGGATGACGCATCAGCAGATTGAAAAGTCCTTGAAGGACATATCTGATGCCATTAATCTTGGCTTTGGGACGTGCCTTAAGGAGCTCAAGTTACTGGCGGATAGGATGGTAGCTGTGGAGAAGAAGGTGGGAACCACCAACAGAGGGGGTTCATCTGATGATCGTCAACTTACAACCACTTCAAATCCACCAAAACCTGTTGACGAACCCGGG AGTGAAAGTGAGAATGGGGCAAAAGCAGGACAGAAGGAAGCCAAAGAACCGAGTCTTACTACAGAACCGAGTTCCTCGAGTGAGCTCTCTCTTGTGAGTCCTGCAGACGACTTACCGAGTGATGATCCCAGCCTTCTTATATTGGACAAACAAGTTTCCACCGCTTCAGATTTACTCGTTGAAAAAGCTAGAAGGCAGACAAAGAAGGAGACTGCTTTGGTGAATCTCCGTAAAAAAAGTGTGCGAGAAAGGAAGCTTGCTCCCACACAGCAAACTCCTTTTAAGGGAAACAGCACTGCCAAACAGATCATTCCAAACAAACAGGTTGGCGGAGGCTATGATCCTTTTGCACCCTATGACAAGATGAAGTCGAAGGAGCTCACTGCATGG CAAATGGATGCCTTTATTAATATACTGAGGCAACGGTACCAAAACCATCCAGAACATTTCAGGAGCGACAGAATGTGCTTTCTTGATCATGTATTTTCTCGGCAGTGGAGGGCCTCCTACACTGATTTTAAGAGCGACGCTCCTGATGCCAACGGTTTAGGAAGAAGACTCCCTGGTGGGGCGTGGAATTATCATGCAGGCGTGATACCTTCTTTTTGCCAATCTAAGAAGGTTTGGGGGGTGGATGTGGATGATATCTATGCACCTGTGAACTTCAAGAACCAGCATTGGATTGCTATATGGATATCGATCCCTAAGAGGCACATCGTCGTCTGGGATAGCATTGTCTCTCATATTAGCCCTGAAGAACTCGATGAGGTAATGGAGCCTTTCGTCACAATGGTCCCTTATCTGCTTGTTGAGTGCGCGCTCTCTGGCGAACAAAAGGTTCAATACACATTGGAGCCATACACATATGCGAGACAAACCGTTGGAGTACCTCAGTGCCGAGCTGGTGATTGTGGCCCCTTCACTCTGAAGTACATCGAATGTCATGCTCTTGGGATGGAATTTCCCACCGCGTTTGACAAAAAACACGGGAAGACCATCAGGGAGAAGATGGCGCTGGATATATTTCGAGAGCTTCCTATGTGCCATGAATGGGAAAACCAAGACAATGATGAGAACCTAGCAACGTATGATTAG
- the LOC117126546 gene encoding uncharacterized protein LOC117126546: MFSKWDGDVDDPAADNIIKVMFNDPGWEWTMECWPVTGTRKVVKMEVSPVKNEVSLVKSESVVKEESSRPRKKARKGSSVSAETPIEKSLKDISDAINLGFGTCLKELKLLADRMVAVEKKVGTTNRGGSSDDRQLTTTSNPPKPVDEPGVSTKTSPKIAEKRVTRQSVRKSQD; this comes from the exons ATGTTTTCAAAATGGGACGGAGACGTAGATGACCCTGCCGCGGATAACATAATTAAAGTCATGTTTAATGATCCTGGATGGGAGTGGACCATGGAATGCTGGCCAGTCACCGGTACTCGCAAGGTTGTGAAGATGGAAGTGAGTCCAGTGAAGAATGAAGTGAGTCTTGTGAAGTCAGAGAGTGTTGTGAAGGAAGAAAGTAgcagacctcggaagaaagctcGTAAAGGTTCTTCTGTTTCTGCTGAGACACCT ATTGAAAAGTCCTTGAAGGACATATCTGATGCCATTAATCTTGGCTTTGGGACGTGCCTTAAGGAGCTCAAGTTACTGGCGGATAGGATGGTAGCTGTGGAGAAGAAGGTGGGAACCACCAACAGAGGGGGTTCATCTGATGATCGTCAACTTACAACCACTTCAAATCCACCAAAACCTGTTGACGAACCCGGGGTTAGTACCAAAACCTCTCCCAAAATTGCAGAGAAGAGAGTCACTAGGCAAAGTGTTAGGAAGAGTCAGGACTGA